The genomic window TCAACGTTTCCAGCTTTGTTGTCTCAATATTCTCTTCTCGATACAACTTATTTATTGAATTTCGACTCAGACCAGATAATCGCATAAGTTCAGTGATATCATCTATACGACGATCTGCCATTAACCTTCTTAAATTGCATGTAATCATCCATCAACCCTCCGTAGCTATGATCTTACTTCCCAAAGTTAAGTATTTCAACATTCACTCTAACAAATCCCTTCTAAAAGTTAATTATTCGCTTTACATTAACTCTATAGAGTTAT from Xylanibacillus composti includes these protein-coding regions:
- a CDS encoding helix-turn-helix domain-containing protein codes for the protein MITCNLRRLMADRRIDDITELMRLSGLSRNSINKLYREENIETTKLETLIRLCDTFQCNLSDLIEYKADTK